A portion of the Segatella copri DSM 18205 genome contains these proteins:
- a CDS encoding phospholipase D family protein, with product MDTIIIGQGYNLEDNSSVGEELIGLFKSRRFSTFTCLVAFASYRGVSALSGEILKAKASGVNIKVILGVDQKGTSKEALEEVLSWGVDSKIYHTNDSNIFHPKVYLFENEDIFALIVGSNNLTIPGLVQNVECSLMIKDIKSNPVLAKFYDYWGGILNGTEVNLYPISQELIDALYNDKIITLESEREARYDKGEDESPNDGVEKKITFLKKGVQQLPKGLTPKRKQRKIKVKVRHETSSSYKQTQEERNIGEQVLIAEIGGGPRWKQVNFPIKIFEEFFGAERGNNSYKIELMNIEQDGTLGSVEIRQAVTVRSNNFRFEIKCKETDRKYPKNGKRPIGLFIKLGDAEFLYQVLMPDYPAYVKIRNYLTLEAKSKRANELKRVIVDVEAIHALYPELII from the coding sequence ATGGATACAATTATAATAGGACAAGGATATAATCTTGAAGATAATTCATCTGTTGGAGAAGAACTGATAGGATTGTTTAAGTCTCGTAGATTTTCTACGTTTACATGTCTTGTTGCATTTGCAAGTTATAGAGGTGTTAGTGCTTTGAGTGGAGAAATTCTCAAAGCTAAAGCTAGTGGTGTCAATATTAAAGTAATTCTTGGTGTTGATCAAAAAGGTACGTCTAAGGAGGCTTTAGAAGAGGTTCTTTCTTGGGGGGTAGATTCAAAAATCTATCACACTAATGATTCTAATATTTTTCATCCTAAAGTATATTTGTTCGAAAATGAAGATATTTTTGCACTGATAGTTGGATCAAATAATCTTACGATACCAGGATTAGTGCAGAATGTAGAATGTTCATTAATGATAAAGGACATTAAAAGTAATCCGGTTTTGGCTAAATTTTATGACTACTGGGGTGGAATCTTAAATGGGACAGAAGTTAATCTTTATCCTATTTCACAAGAATTGATAGATGCTCTTTATAATGATAAAATAATCACTCTTGAGTCCGAACGTGAAGCACGATATGATAAAGGAGAAGATGAGTCTCCTAACGATGGAGTTGAAAAGAAAATCACGTTTCTAAAAAAGGGTGTTCAGCAGTTACCGAAGGGATTAACTCCTAAACGTAAACAAAGAAAAATCAAAGTAAAGGTTAGGCATGAAACATCAAGTTCTTATAAGCAAACACAGGAGGAACGCAATATCGGAGAACAGGTACTTATTGCTGAGATTGGAGGTGGTCCCCGTTGGAAACAGGTGAATTTTCCTATAAAAATATTTGAGGAATTCTTCGGGGCAGAACGTGGTAATAATAGTTACAAAATTGAACTTATGAATATAGAACAAGACGGTACCTTGGGTAGTGTTGAAATAAGGCAGGCCGTAACTGTAAGGAGTAATAATTTCCGGTTTGAGATAAAATGCAAAGAAACTGATAGGAAATATCCAAAAAATGGCAAACGTCCTATAGGCTTGTTTATAAAGCTTGGCGATGCTGAATTTTTGTACCAGGTTCTGATGCCAGATTATCCTGCTTATGTCAAAATTAGGAATTATCTGACGCTTGAAGCGAAATCT